CCCGCACCTCGGCGACCAGCTCGCAGAACGCCGGCGCGTCGCCCGGCGCCCCGAAGTCCGGGATCGGGAAGTGGAGCGACTCGAGGCCGTGCCGGCGGAGCGCGTCGAGGAAGCCGGGGCAGATCCGGGTCAGCTCCTCGTCCTCCATCAGGGTGACGACGACGTCGACGCCATGACCCGCCCACTCCCGCACCGCCGCCTCGATCTGGCGGGGCGTCACCGGCGCGTCGGGATAGCCGGGTCGGCTCGCCCCCCACAGGCGCCCGCCGGCGGGAATCCGGGGGTGGGCGACGGGCCTCATGCCGCCTCGCCCGCGTGTCTGTCCCGCGTCACAGGCCTCGGCCGGAGTCTATGGGGACGCTGGACTGACCGCGGGCGATCAGTTGCCTGGCGCCGGCGTTCAAGAATTCGACGCTGACCGGCTCTCCGCTCCTGGCGTAGCTGACAATCACGCCCCCGGGCTCTTCGACGGCGTCGACGGGTGGGTCCTCTCGGAGGACCAACACGAGAACATCGGCCTCAGGGTCGTACCGCATCCTCATCCTGTTGTTCCCTCCAGTACTTCTCGATTCTGCTGGTCCAGTATACGGTGAGGACTCTCCTGCCGTCTTTCTCCGACACGAACGGCACGCGGATCAAACCCGGTCCCCGTCTCGCCCGGGCTACCAGGACGTCGCCGTCTCCGGGAGTGATCTGCTCGGGCCGGGCGAGCAGCTGCTCTATCTCGTCACGTGTGATACCCAGTACTCTCTCCCACTGCCTCTGGCGATCCTCCGCGTGCTTGATCCAGACGATCCTCACCACGTCACGTGGCGAATTCACCAAGAGGCGACCACGGAAGCGCTGACCCTCATGCGGCCTCGCTCCCGTAGATCACCACGACATGCTCGCCCATCCCCGAGTTGTTGTGAGTGAGCCCGATCCGCGCCTCCGGCACCTGGCGGGCCCCCGCCTCGCCGCGGAGCTGCCAGAAGATCTCGGCGGCCTGAGCGGTGCCGGTGGCCCCCAGCGGGTGGCCACAGCCGATGAGGCCGCCGCGCGGGTTCACCACCACCTGGCCGCCGTAGTCCGAGAGCCCCTTCTCGACGAACGTCCCGCCTTCGCCCTTCGCGCAGAATCCGAGCTCCTCGTAGGCGATGATCTCGGCGATCGAGAAGCAGTCGTGGACCTCGGCCACGTCGACGTCGCCGGGCTGGATGCCGGCCATGTCGTAGGCGTGCTCACCCGCGCGCTTCAGCGCCGGCCAGTGGGCGTAGTCCGCGTGCAGCGAAGAGAGCATGAAGCCGTCGAGCGCCTGGCCCGTGCCGCGGATCCACACGGGCTTGTCCGTGAGGTCCCGGGCGCGCTCCTCACTGGCGAGGATGACGGCGGCCGCGCCGTCGGTGATCGGCGAGCACATGAAGAGCCGGAACGGGGTCGAGATCATCCGCGAGCACAGGACCTGGTCGAGGGTGGCGCCCTTCTGGAAGTGCGCGTAGGGGTTCTTGGTAGCGTGGTTGTGGTTCTTGACGCTCACCATCGCCATCTGGGCTTCGGTCGTCCCGTATTTCGTCATGTGGGCCTGGGCGGCCAGGGCGAAGCACGGCGGCGCCGTGAGGCCGTGGGCCGCCTCCCACTCCCGGTCCACCCCGGTCCCCATGTTCAGGATCGCCTCCTCGCCCCCCGGTGTGTTGAGCTTCTCCACGCCGAGGACCATGACGAGGTCGGCCAGTCCGGCCGCGATGAAGGCGTAGGCGTAGCGGATCCCCACCGTGCCTGACGCGCACATGTGCTCGGTCCGCGCGGACAGCCGGTCCGGCTTGATCCCGAGCGCCTCGGCCGCCAGGGAGGAGATGTGGCTCTGGAAGGCGGTCCGCTCCGGCATGACCGAGCCGACGACCAGGCCCTGCACATCGGCCGGCTTGATGGCTGGCACCGAGTCGAAGCACGCCTTGCCGGCTTCCCAGATCAGGTCGCGGAAGGTCGCCTTCCGCACCCCGAACTTCGACACTCCCGCCCCGACCACCGCTACCTTCCGCATGCTCGTTGCTCCCTTCCGGCTACCCGGGTCTCGCCGGGGTCTCATTGTCTCAGGGTGAGCCGAGGGTGGGCGGCCGGTCGAGGTCGCGCCCGATCACGACGCGCAGGATCTCGCTGGTCCCGCCACCCCACAGAAGGAACCGGGCATCCCGGAAGTAGCGCTCGATCGGGTACTCCTTGGCGAACGAGTACGACGCGAAGATCCGCGAGGCCTCGTCACAGATCCGGTTGGCGGCCTCGGAGGCGAAGAGCTTGGTCATGGCCGCCTCGCGGGTCACCGGGAGGCCGTGGTCCAGGCACCAGGCCGCGTGATAGACGAGGAGCGTCGCCGCGTGGAGCTGGGTCAGCATGTCGGCCAGCTTGAAGGCGATCGCCTGGTGCTCGCCGATCGGCTTGCCGAATGCGACGCGCTCCCGCGAGTACCGGAGGGCGGCGTCGTAGGCGGCGCGGGCGAGGCCCACCGAGAGGGCGCCTGTCATGACGCGGATCTCGGAC
The Candidatus Methylomirabilota bacterium genome window above contains:
- a CDS encoding protein-tyrosine phosphatase family protein, encoding MRPVAHPRIPAGGRLWGASRPGYPDAPVTPRQIEAAVREWAGHGVDVVVTLMEDEELTRICPGFLDALRRHGLESLHFPIPDFGAPGDAPAFCELVAEVRARLARGQGVLVHCNAGQGRTAVFLASVLKACGHPGDAVEEIRRIYYQDAMRGVAQEAFVRGLPLPPNADGSEGAGRDRS
- a CDS encoding DUF2283 domain-containing protein, translating into MRMRYDPEADVLVLVLREDPPVDAVEEPGGVIVSYARSGEPVSVEFLNAGARQLIARGQSSVPIDSGRGL
- a CDS encoding thiolase domain-containing protein, whose product is MRKVAVVGAGVSKFGVRKATFRDLIWEAGKACFDSVPAIKPADVQGLVVGSVMPERTAFQSHISSLAAEALGIKPDRLSARTEHMCASGTVGIRYAYAFIAAGLADLVMVLGVEKLNTPGGEEAILNMGTGVDREWEAAHGLTAPPCFALAAQAHMTKYGTTEAQMAMVSVKNHNHATKNPYAHFQKGATLDQVLCSRMISTPFRLFMCSPITDGAAAVILASEERARDLTDKPVWIRGTGQALDGFMLSSLHADYAHWPALKRAGEHAYDMAGIQPGDVDVAEVHDCFSIAEIIAYEELGFCAKGEGGTFVEKGLSDYGGQVVVNPRGGLIGCGHPLGATGTAQAAEIFWQLRGEAGARQVPEARIGLTHNNSGMGEHVVVIYGSEAA